A single region of the Glycine max cultivar Williams 82 chromosome 20, Glycine_max_v4.0, whole genome shotgun sequence genome encodes:
- the LOC100817706 gene encoding phosphomannomutase/phosphoglucomutase isoform X1 — MAATSGKIVQFFFVSNCHQQNTQGRRDYCFAPSRLRKLAWTASSMQFRTLFKPQNHFSVQRNFHCNASASATAVPYLDKTDFLKLQNGSDIRGVAVDGVEGEPVNLTEPVAEAIGAAFAAWLVEKKKADASQHLRVSIGHDSRISAKLLQNAISRGLAGGGLEVVHYGLASTPAMFNSTLTKNEAFLCPADGSIMITASHLPFNRNGFKFFTNAGGLGKADIKDILERAADIYNRFTEESLTNSERKASLSIKKVDYMIVYTSDLVKAVRKAAGNIEKPLGGFHIVVDAGNGAGGFFAAKVLEPLGAITSGSQFLEPDGLFPNHIPNPEDKTAMKAITQAVLDNKVDLGIIFDTDVDRSAAVDFTGREFNRNRLIALMAAIVLEEHPGTTIVTDSVTSDGLTTFIEKKLGGRHHRFKRGYKNVIDEAIRLNSIGEESHLAIETSGHGALKENHWLDDGAYLMVKILNKLASARASGKGGGSKVLTDLIDGLQEPDFAVELRLKINQNHPDLKGGSFREYGEAVLKHLENSIGSDPSLHKAPVNYEGVRVSGYGGWFLLRLSLHDPVLPLNIEAPSNDDAVKLGLAVLAAVKDFAGLDTSALNKFVGAS; from the exons GGAAGattgtccaatttttttttgtgtcaaaCTGCCACCAACAGAATACACAGGGTCGAAGGGACTATTGTTTTGCCCCTTCTCGGCTACGGAAGTTGGCATGGACTGCCTCTTCCATGCAATTCCGCACTTTATTCAAACCCCAGAATCATTTTAGTGTCCAGAGAAATTTTCACTGCAATG CTTCTGCATCTGCTACTGCTGTGCCATATCTAGACAAGACAGATTTTCTAAAGCTTCAAAATGGCAG tgACATTCGTGGTGTGGCTGTTGATGGTGTTGAGGGAGAGCCAGTTAACCTCACTGAACCTGTTGCCGAAGCAATAGGAGCTGCTTTTGCTGCATGGTTAGTGGAGAAAAAGAAAGCTGATGCTTCTCAGCATTTGAGAGTTTCTATTGGTCATGATTCCCGAATATCAGCCAAATTATTACAG AATGCAATATCTCGAGGTCTTGCTGGTGGTGGCCTAGAAGTTGTCCACTACGG ATTAGCATCAACACCAGCCATGTTCAATAGCACACTCACAAAGAATGAAGCATTTTTGTGTCCTGCTGATGGATCTATTATGATAACAG CAAGTCATCTTCCTTTCAACAGGAATGGATTCAAATTTTTCACAAATGCTGGTGGGCTTGGGAAGGCTGACATCAAAGATATCTTAGAGCGAGCTGCGGACATATACAATCGATTTACAGAAGAAAGTTTGACAAATTCAGAGAGAAAAGCTTCACTATCTATTAAGAAAGTTGATTACATGATTGTTTATACATCTGATCTAGTAAAAGCAGTTCGCAAAGCAGCTGGAAACATAG AGAAACCATTGGGGGGTTTCCATATAGTTGTTGATGCAGGCAATGGAGCAGGAGGCTTTTTTGCT GCAAAGGTTCTGGAACCTCTGGGGGCAATAACTTCTGGTAGTCAATTTTTGGAGCCTGATG GCTTGTTTCCAAATCATATCCCAAATCCTGAGGACAAGACAGCAATGAAAGCTATAACCCAAGCAGTCCTTGATAACAAAGTTGATCTTGGAATTATTTTTGATACTGATGTGGACAG ATCTGCTGCTGTGGATTTCACTGGCCGTGAATTCAACAGGAATCGTTTAATTGCCTTAATGGCAGCTATTGTTCTTGAGGAA CATCCTGGAACAACTATTGTCACAGACAGTGTGACTTCTGATGGGCTTACCACGTTTATTGAGAAGAAACTTG GTGGCAGACACCATCGGTTCAAAAGAGGCTACAAAAATGTGATTGATGAAGCTATTCGTTTG AATTCTATTGGTGAGGAGTCACATTTGGCAATTGAAACTAGTGGACATGGAGCTCTCAAGGAAAATCATTGGCTTGATGATGGCGCATACCTAATG GTCAAGATCTTAAATAAACTTGCTTCTGCAAGAGCTTCTGGAAAGGGTGGTGGAAGTAAGGTTTTGACTGATCTAATAGACGGACTTCAGGAACCAGATTTTGCTGTAGAACTGAGATTAAAGATAAACCAAAACCATCCAGATCTTAAAGGAGG ATCTTTTCGGGAATATGGAGAAGCTGTGCTGAAACATTTGGAGAACTCAATTGGCTCTGATCCAAGTCTGCACAAGGCTCCTGTGAACTATGAAGGG GTCCGAGTTTCTGGCTATGGTGGATGGTTTCTTCTTAGATTATCACTCCATGATCCTGTACTTCCCCTTAACATTGAG GCACCTAGTAATGATGATGCTGTGAAGCTTGGACTTGCTGTGCTTGCAGCTGTGAAGGACTTTGCAGGTTTAGACACATCAGCCTTGAACAAGTTTGTAGGAGCATCATAA
- the LOC100817706 gene encoding phosphomannomutase/phosphoglucomutase isoform X2, which produces MAASASATAVPYLDKTDFLKLQNGSDIRGVAVDGVEGEPVNLTEPVAEAIGAAFAAWLVEKKKADASQHLRVSIGHDSRISAKLLQNAISRGLAGGGLEVVHYGLASTPAMFNSTLTKNEAFLCPADGSIMITASHLPFNRNGFKFFTNAGGLGKADIKDILERAADIYNRFTEESLTNSERKASLSIKKVDYMIVYTSDLVKAVRKAAGNIEKPLGGFHIVVDAGNGAGGFFAAKVLEPLGAITSGSQFLEPDGLFPNHIPNPEDKTAMKAITQAVLDNKVDLGIIFDTDVDRSAAVDFTGREFNRNRLIALMAAIVLEEHPGTTIVTDSVTSDGLTTFIEKKLGGRHHRFKRGYKNVIDEAIRLNSIGEESHLAIETSGHGALKENHWLDDGAYLMVKILNKLASARASGKGGGSKVLTDLIDGLQEPDFAVELRLKINQNHPDLKGGSFREYGEAVLKHLENSIGSDPSLHKAPVNYEGVRVSGYGGWFLLRLSLHDPVLPLNIEAPSNDDAVKLGLAVLAAVKDFAGLDTSALNKFVGAS; this is translated from the exons CTTCTGCATCTGCTACTGCTGTGCCATATCTAGACAAGACAGATTTTCTAAAGCTTCAAAATGGCAG tgACATTCGTGGTGTGGCTGTTGATGGTGTTGAGGGAGAGCCAGTTAACCTCACTGAACCTGTTGCCGAAGCAATAGGAGCTGCTTTTGCTGCATGGTTAGTGGAGAAAAAGAAAGCTGATGCTTCTCAGCATTTGAGAGTTTCTATTGGTCATGATTCCCGAATATCAGCCAAATTATTACAG AATGCAATATCTCGAGGTCTTGCTGGTGGTGGCCTAGAAGTTGTCCACTACGG ATTAGCATCAACACCAGCCATGTTCAATAGCACACTCACAAAGAATGAAGCATTTTTGTGTCCTGCTGATGGATCTATTATGATAACAG CAAGTCATCTTCCTTTCAACAGGAATGGATTCAAATTTTTCACAAATGCTGGTGGGCTTGGGAAGGCTGACATCAAAGATATCTTAGAGCGAGCTGCGGACATATACAATCGATTTACAGAAGAAAGTTTGACAAATTCAGAGAGAAAAGCTTCACTATCTATTAAGAAAGTTGATTACATGATTGTTTATACATCTGATCTAGTAAAAGCAGTTCGCAAAGCAGCTGGAAACATAG AGAAACCATTGGGGGGTTTCCATATAGTTGTTGATGCAGGCAATGGAGCAGGAGGCTTTTTTGCT GCAAAGGTTCTGGAACCTCTGGGGGCAATAACTTCTGGTAGTCAATTTTTGGAGCCTGATG GCTTGTTTCCAAATCATATCCCAAATCCTGAGGACAAGACAGCAATGAAAGCTATAACCCAAGCAGTCCTTGATAACAAAGTTGATCTTGGAATTATTTTTGATACTGATGTGGACAG ATCTGCTGCTGTGGATTTCACTGGCCGTGAATTCAACAGGAATCGTTTAATTGCCTTAATGGCAGCTATTGTTCTTGAGGAA CATCCTGGAACAACTATTGTCACAGACAGTGTGACTTCTGATGGGCTTACCACGTTTATTGAGAAGAAACTTG GTGGCAGACACCATCGGTTCAAAAGAGGCTACAAAAATGTGATTGATGAAGCTATTCGTTTG AATTCTATTGGTGAGGAGTCACATTTGGCAATTGAAACTAGTGGACATGGAGCTCTCAAGGAAAATCATTGGCTTGATGATGGCGCATACCTAATG GTCAAGATCTTAAATAAACTTGCTTCTGCAAGAGCTTCTGGAAAGGGTGGTGGAAGTAAGGTTTTGACTGATCTAATAGACGGACTTCAGGAACCAGATTTTGCTGTAGAACTGAGATTAAAGATAAACCAAAACCATCCAGATCTTAAAGGAGG ATCTTTTCGGGAATATGGAGAAGCTGTGCTGAAACATTTGGAGAACTCAATTGGCTCTGATCCAAGTCTGCACAAGGCTCCTGTGAACTATGAAGGG GTCCGAGTTTCTGGCTATGGTGGATGGTTTCTTCTTAGATTATCACTCCATGATCCTGTACTTCCCCTTAACATTGAG GCACCTAGTAATGATGATGCTGTGAAGCTTGGACTTGCTGTGCTTGCAGCTGTGAAGGACTTTGCAGGTTTAGACACATCAGCCTTGAACAAGTTTGTAGGAGCATCATAA
- the LOC100816118 gene encoding uncharacterized protein produces the protein MRSIPLGTSVSPTPINTSKLSPFSVNFKKPTTFPSRGSTPPHEFSLSQSGLCRASQVVDLFPTVSPEIIVREARLEDCWEVAETHCSSFFPEYSFPLDFVLRMDRLVAMMAGFTLPNGYKRICLVAVIGNSFGETLLFGSEDFKVGGFDGKISLNKGYVAGILTVDTVADFLPRKGPLRQRRTGIAYISNVAVREKFRRKGIAKHLVAKAESQARSWGCRAIALHCDLKNPAATKLYQGQGFRCIKVPEGANWPQPKTSPDMKFNFMMKLLNSSTVSK, from the exons ATGCGGTCAATTCCTTTGGGAACCTCAGTATCTCCAACTCCTATAAACACCTCAAAGTTATCACCTTTCAGTGTTAATTTTAAGAAGCCAACCACCTTTCCATCTCGGGGTTCAACTCCTCCTCATGAATTCTCTCTCTCCCAATCAG GATTATGCAGAGCGAGTCAAGTTGTTGATTTGTTCCCAACTGTGTCTCCTGAAATTATTGTGCGGGAGGCCAGGTTAGAGGACTGTTGGGAAGTGGCAGAGACTCACTGCAGCTCCTTCTTCCCTGAATATTCCTTCCCTTTAGATTTTGTGCTGAGGATGGACAGATTGGTGGCCATGATGGCAGGATTCACTCTACCAAACGGTTACAAGAGAATCTGTTTGGTTGCTGTTATTGGCAACTCATTTGGTGAAACTTTATTATTTGGAAGTGAAGATTTCAAGGTTGGTGGTTTTGATGGGAAAATCAGCCTCAACAAGGGATATGTGGCTGGTATATTAACAGTGGATACTGTTGCAGACTTTCTGCCTAGGAAGGGACCATTGCGACAGAGAAG GACTGGAATTGCATACATATCAAATGTGGCAGTCCGAGAAAAATTTAGGCGGAAGGGAATAGCTAAACACTTGGTTGCAAAGGCAGAATCACAAGCTAGAAGTTGGGGGTGTCGTGCTATTGCATTGCACTGTGATTTGAAAAACCCTGCAGCCACAAAGTTATACCAAGGCCAAGGTTTCAGGTGTATCAAGGTTCCAGAGGGAGCTAACTGGCCACAACCAAAGACCTCACCGGATATGAAGTTTAACTTCATGATGAAACTTCTCAACAGCTCAACTGTTTCTAAATGA
- the PIP2-14 gene encoding aquaporin PIP2-1 yields the protein MAKDVEVAERGSFSGKDYQDPPPAPLIDAEELTKWSFYRALIAEFIATLLFLYITVLTVIGYKHQTDHADACGGVGILGIAWAFGGMIFILVYCTAGISGGHINPAVTFGLFLARKVSLIRAIMYMVAQCLGAICGVGLVKAFQKSYFNKYGGGANSLADGYSTGTGLGAEIIGTFVLVYTVFSATDPKRNARDSHVPVLAPLPIGFAVFMVHLATIPVTGTGINPARSLGAAVIYNQDKPWDDHWIFWVGPFIGAAIAAFYHQFILRAGAAKALGSFRSNPHN from the exons ATGGCGAAGGACGTTGAGGTTGCTGAGCGTGGCTCCTTCTCTGGGAAGGACTACCAGGACCCTCCACCAGCACCACTCATTGATGCTGAGGAGCTCACAAAGTGGTCCTTTTACAGGGCTCTTATTGCTGAGTTCATTGCCACTTTGCTCTTCCTCTACATTACTGTGCTCACAGTTATAGGGTACAAGCACCAGACGGATCATGCTGATGCGTGTGGTGGGGTTGGCATTCTTGGCATTGCATGGGCCTTTGGTGGCATGATCTTCATCCTTGTCTACTGCACTGCTGGGATTTCAG GAGGTCACATTAACCCAGCAGTGACATTTGGGCTGTTTTTGGCTCGCAAGGTGTCTTTGATCCGAGCCATCATGTACATGGTGGCTCAGTGCTTGGGTGCTATCTGTGGAGTTGGTTTAGTTAAGGCTTTCCAAAAGTCTTACTTCAACAAGTATGGTGGTGGGGCTAATTCCCTCGCTGATGGGTACAGCACAGGTACTGGATTGGGTGCTGAGATCATTGGCACCTTTGTTTTGGTGTACACTGTCTTCTCTGCCACTGACCCTAAGAGGAATGCTAGAGATTCCCATGTTCCG GTTTTGGCTCCACTTCCCATTGGATTTGCTGTGTTCATGGTTCACTTGGCCACCATCCCAGTCACTGGCACTGGTATCAACCCTGCTAGGAGTCTTGGAGCTGCTGTTATCTACAACCAAGATAAGCCATGGGATGACCAT TGGATCTTTTGGGTAGGACCATTTATTGGGGCAGCCATTGCAGCCTTCTACCACCAGTTCATCTTGAGAGCAGGTGCAGCCAAGGCCCTTGGATCATTCAGGAGTAACCCCCATAATTGA